The proteins below are encoded in one region of Flavobacterium nackdongense:
- the ntrB gene encoding nitrate ABC transporter permease, producing MSDKNTLTIEPIETEIDVAHEIKKSFLEENLKLKVALSTFVLKSKSILLACVGLFLFGGFWTLLSMYTEQALPGPVATLTVLKEMLSDPFYDYGPNDKGIGLQLFNSIKTVLFGFLLGSLIAIPIGILMGASTVCKQIFYPIVQLLKPVSPLAWFPIGLVVFKDTGMATIFIVFITSLWSTLINTSFGVASIPQDHKNVAKAFGFSKWRYLTKILIPYSLPHIITGLRLSISVAWLVIVAGEMLSGGAGIGFFVWDSWNALSLEKVISAILIIGIVGLLFDRIFTYIESKVAY from the coding sequence ATGTCTGATAAAAACACATTAACAATCGAGCCGATCGAAACTGAAATCGATGTTGCCCACGAAATTAAAAAAAGTTTTCTTGAAGAAAATTTAAAACTAAAAGTAGCCCTTAGTACTTTCGTCTTAAAATCAAAATCCATCTTATTGGCTTGCGTTGGATTATTTCTCTTTGGAGGATTTTGGACCCTTTTAAGCATGTACACAGAACAAGCTTTACCTGGCCCAGTAGCTACTCTGACCGTTTTGAAAGAAATGCTGAGCGACCCATTTTACGATTACGGCCCGAATGACAAAGGAATTGGTTTACAATTATTCAATTCCATAAAAACGGTACTTTTTGGATTTTTATTAGGTTCATTAATCGCAATTCCAATCGGGATTTTGATGGGAGCCAGTACCGTTTGCAAGCAAATTTTTTATCCCATTGTGCAATTATTAAAACCTGTTTCGCCTTTGGCTTGGTTTCCTATTGGTTTGGTTGTTTTTAAAGATACTGGAATGGCAACAATATTTATTGTTTTCATTACCTCTTTGTGGTCGACACTAATCAACACTTCTTTTGGAGTAGCCTCGATTCCGCAGGATCATAAAAACGTTGCCAAAGCGTTTGGATTTTCAAAGTGGAGATATTTAACTAAAATATTGATTCCGTATAGTTTACCACATATTATTACAGGTTTACGTTTAAGTATAAGTGTAGCTTGGTTAGTAATTGTTGCTGGTGAAATGTTATCCGGTGGCGCAGGAATTGGATTCTTTGTTTGGGACAGTTGGAACGCTTTAAGTTTAGAAAAAGTAATTTCTGCCATCCTTATCATCGGAATCGTCGGTTTACTTTTCGACAGAATATTCACTTATATTGAGAGCAAAGTAGCCTATTAA
- a CDS encoding CmpA/NrtA family ABC transporter substrate-binding protein, producing the protein MRTLNSKKITITKSISVLLFAISAVFSTASAQSEPVKLGFIPLTDCSPIVMAKELGLFKKYGVEVIVTKESSWANIRDKVLTGELDGAHCLYSMPFSVYTGVGGKAGSEMKIAMMLNVNGQAITLSNDFCGKVGFKQMNKVTPVVAAKLKAEKEVTFAMTFPGGTHDLWLRNWMSIAGLNQKAVKIITIPPPQMVANMKVGNMDGYCVGEPWGGVAVKQGIGFTQVASQDIWKDHPEKALVVNKDFSAKRKADLVKVMKAVMEACKWLDVPANRKKAAAIIGKAPYVNAPAEVIENRLMGNYDLGCNQGTEIYDNDYMLFHKGGMVNFPRKSYAIWAMAQFVRFGYLKEAPNYAAIADKLILQDLYEEVAKSMNVKIPNDDMKPFSLTMDKTVFDPANPAAYLKVVKK; encoded by the coding sequence ATGAGAACATTAAATTCAAAAAAAATCACAATAACAAAATCTATTTCTGTTTTGTTATTTGCCATCAGCGCTGTTTTTTCAACTGCAAGCGCTCAATCTGAACCTGTCAAATTAGGATTCATTCCCCTAACCGATTGCTCGCCAATTGTAATGGCGAAAGAACTTGGATTATTCAAAAAATATGGGGTCGAAGTAATTGTCACCAAAGAATCATCTTGGGCCAATATCCGTGACAAAGTATTAACTGGGGAATTGGACGGAGCACATTGCTTGTATTCGATGCCGTTTTCAGTATACACCGGAGTGGGCGGAAAAGCCGGTTCCGAAATGAAAATTGCGATGATGTTGAACGTAAATGGGCAAGCCATCACCTTATCGAATGATTTTTGTGGCAAAGTTGGTTTCAAGCAAATGAACAAAGTGACTCCGGTGGTCGCTGCCAAACTAAAAGCCGAAAAAGAGGTAACATTCGCTATGACTTTCCCTGGAGGAACACACGATTTATGGTTGAGAAACTGGATGTCGATTGCCGGATTGAATCAAAAAGCCGTAAAAATTATCACTATTCCTCCTCCACAAATGGTGGCTAATATGAAAGTGGGCAATATGGACGGATATTGCGTTGGAGAGCCTTGGGGTGGCGTTGCTGTAAAACAAGGCATCGGATTTACTCAAGTGGCATCTCAAGATATTTGGAAAGATCACCCCGAAAAAGCATTGGTAGTCAATAAAGATTTTAGCGCCAAACGCAAAGCTGATTTGGTAAAAGTAATGAAAGCCGTTATGGAAGCCTGCAAATGGCTAGACGTTCCTGCCAATCGTAAAAAAGCGGCTGCCATCATCGGAAAAGCTCCTTATGTAAATGCTCCTGCAGAAGTAATCGAAAACCGATTGATGGGCAATTACGATTTGGGTTGCAACCAAGGAACCGAAATTTATGACAATGATTATATGTTATTCCACAAGGGCGGAATGGTTAATTTCCCTCGCAAATCTTATGCGATTTGGGCAATGGCACAGTTCGTAAGATTCGGTTATTTGAAAGAAGCTCCTAATTATGCTGCTATTGCCGATAAATTAATTCTTCAGGATTTATACGAAGAAGTGGCCAAGAGTATGAACGTAAAAATTCCAAACGATGATATGAAACCGTTTTCACTCACGATGGACAAAACTGTTTTTGACCCTGCAAATCCGGCAGCGTATTTGAAAGTAGTGAAAAAATAA
- a CDS encoding alginate export family protein: MRTIKNKLLAIQGFKKETILQTCLSKTFLLGVAVTALSVQESKAQFTLTGQLRPRTELRDGQGTLQKKGDDAALFTSQRARLNAGFAGYRFKAYLSLQDVRVWGQDQSSINKTTVDANDGLMLHEAWGEIFLNDTVSKIKNLSLKIGRQEIAYDDQKVIGSLDWLQQARRHDAVVLKFANKGWIADIGAAFNQNSEKNVGTLYNGIPTAGTYPAGTNAIGTMYKSFQYAYVGKKFYFGDLSFLFFKDDFNKYTTIAAVKTPVQGVWSRTTTGIFYNVNPTRKINLTGSYYYQGGRNKDGRVLSANLASITSTVQVSRKLFVGPGIDYLSGTDGTKAVTADSRSNEFDPLYGTPHKFWGYMDYFYVASGFGKQGLLNYFFKAKYNASDKLTLFADLHGFEAANKVSNGASGTRTSYLGTELDLKMSYNFTKLINIEAGYSYMKATNTMASAQVKNVSNASLSPQWAYVALNIKPDFLAKK; this comes from the coding sequence ATGCGAACTATTAAGAACAAATTACTAGCTATTCAAGGATTCAAAAAAGAAACCATTTTACAAACTTGCCTCTCCAAAACGTTCCTTTTGGGAGTTGCTGTGACCGCATTAAGTGTTCAAGAATCTAAAGCACAATTTACGCTTACCGGACAATTGAGACCTCGAACAGAACTAAGAGACGGACAAGGAACTTTACAAAAAAAAGGGGACGACGCAGCCTTGTTCACTTCGCAAAGAGCCAGACTGAATGCAGGATTTGCTGGCTACCGTTTTAAAGCATATTTATCATTGCAAGATGTTCGCGTTTGGGGTCAAGACCAGTCCTCTATCAATAAAACGACCGTAGATGCCAACGATGGATTGATGCTTCACGAAGCTTGGGGAGAAATTTTCCTAAATGATACGGTCAGTAAAATCAAAAATCTTTCCCTAAAAATTGGTCGTCAAGAAATTGCTTATGATGATCAAAAAGTAATAGGCAGTTTAGATTGGTTGCAACAAGCCAGAAGACACGATGCAGTGGTCTTAAAGTTTGCCAACAAAGGATGGATCGCCGATATTGGAGCCGCCTTCAATCAAAATTCAGAAAAAAATGTAGGTACACTTTACAACGGAATCCCTACAGCGGGAACTTATCCGGCAGGAACGAATGCCATTGGCACGATGTACAAATCGTTTCAATATGCGTATGTAGGTAAAAAATTCTACTTTGGCGATTTATCCTTTTTGTTTTTCAAAGATGATTTCAATAAATACACTACTATCGCCGCTGTAAAAACTCCTGTTCAAGGTGTTTGGAGTCGAACTACGACAGGTATATTCTATAATGTAAATCCAACCAGAAAAATCAACCTAACCGGAAGTTACTACTATCAAGGAGGCCGCAACAAAGACGGTCGCGTTTTGAGCGCCAACTTAGCTTCCATTACTTCCACTGTTCAGGTAAGTCGCAAGCTTTTTGTGGGACCGGGGATCGATTATTTATCGGGAACTGACGGAACAAAAGCGGTAACAGCCGATTCCAGAAGTAACGAGTTTGACCCATTGTATGGAACACCTCATAAATTTTGGGGATATATGGATTATTTCTACGTAGCAAGCGGTTTTGGAAAACAAGGTTTGCTGAACTATTTCTTCAAAGCCAAATACAATGCCTCTGACAAATTAACATTATTCGCAGATTTGCACGGATTTGAAGCGGCAAACAAAGTATCAAACGGCGCTAGTGGCACAAGAACTTCGTATTTAGGTACCGAATTGGATTTGAAAATGTCATACAACTTTACCAAATTAATCAACATCGAAGCGGGTTATTCTTATATGAAAGCCACCAATACGATGGCGTCGGCTCAGGTTAAGAATGTTTCCAACGCTAGTCTTTCGCCTCAATGGGCTTATGTTGCTCTAAATATCAAACCCGATTTTTTAGCTAAAAAATAA
- a CDS encoding Crp/Fnr family transcriptional regulator, with protein sequence MKKETPICDSCLNENCFIKKHLHLEKMRTYIEKKNSFICKKSQQFIIEGAPTQGLYFVYRGKVKTVKTGIYGREQIVRLTTNGDVVGFRGFATSKRCLIGASALEDTVLCNFSNEDMLDILKNVPEFTFDLMLFYAEELNKSENNIRKIAQMNVRERVIDTLLYIHRKFGQSKGVIEVDLSRRDIADFAGTTEEQVIRVISSLKKELLLKTVGKKIGLLNVEKMRSEIIEHK encoded by the coding sequence ATGAAGAAAGAAACACCAATTTGCGACAGCTGTCTGAATGAAAATTGCTTTATCAAAAAGCATCTTCATTTAGAAAAAATGCGAACTTATATCGAAAAAAAGAATAGTTTTATTTGTAAAAAATCGCAGCAATTCATCATTGAAGGAGCGCCAACTCAGGGCTTGTACTTTGTCTATAGAGGAAAAGTAAAAACGGTCAAAACCGGTATTTACGGCAGAGAACAGATTGTTAGACTCACTACAAATGGTGATGTTGTGGGGTTTAGAGGATTTGCCACCAGCAAACGTTGCCTCATTGGTGCTTCGGCTCTTGAAGACACTGTTTTATGCAATTTCAGTAATGAGGATATGTTGGATATTCTAAAAAACGTCCCTGAATTCACTTTCGATTTAATGCTTTTCTATGCGGAAGAATTGAATAAAAGCGAAAATAATATTCGCAAAATTGCTCAAATGAATGTTCGCGAACGAGTCATTGATACCTTATTATATATCCATCGAAAATTCGGTCAATCGAAAGGCGTAATTGAAGTAGATTTATCCCGACGTGACATTGCCGATTTTGCCGGAACCACGGAAGAACAGGTAATTCGGGTCATTTCCAGTTTAAAAAAAGAACTACTACTCAAAACAGTTGGCAAAAAAATAGGCCTTTTGAATGTTGAAAAAATGCGATCAGAAATCATTGAACATAAATAA
- a CDS encoding nitrate reductase: MQNSEIKTACSYCGVGCGIIVTQDAKNGVEVKGDVNHPVNRGMLCSKGMNLHYVVNDTSDRILYPEMRWSKSHPKERVSWDTALDRAAAVFSSIIKKHGPDSVGFYVSGQCLTEEYYLVNKLVKGFLKTNNIDTNSRLCMSSAVVGYKKTFGEDSVPIAYDDIELADTFLITGANPAWCHPILFRRLEQHKEKNPKVKIIVIDPRRTDSAALADLHLQIIPGTDIILYHAIGKRLIEKGYIDNDFIKNNTENFKLYKDLVVSSSFEKASKLCGVTVKDIKLAADIIGKAKGFISLWAMGLNQSAIGVDKNTALLNLSLVTGQVGKPGSGPFSLTGQPNAMGGREVGGLANLLAVHKELNNPTHRQEVADFWGVTDISEKPGLTATEMFDALESGKMKAIWIICTNPMVSLPDSRRVEKALQNAKFVVVQDISHNSDTSKFADLLLPAAGWLEKDGTMTNSERRISYLPKGISAPGEALSDVEILIRFAQKMKFNGFNFNTTEEVYKEYCLMTKGTKMDISFLNYNRLKNEGTFQWPVPDYGHPGTPRLFTDKKFYTPSQKAIFNIPTAIENTSEAPNAQFPFILTTGRIRDQWHTMTKTGKVSRLMTHIPSPMLEINPIDAYKSSINSGDIVVVTSKNGTVRVKAKVTDSIKEGVVFLPMHWGKQLENDLNRTNNLTNTVVDPISKEPDFKFTTVAIAKYVKPFEKIAVVGAGAAAFRFIQNYREINTSDEIIVFSNEENPFYNRVLLPEYMTGEFSWEQLQKIKEEALNKLNITMKSNVAIDAVNTQEKTILDSQGHLHTFDSLILATGSRPFVPENAQLHLPGRFIMRRKNDADRLKSYLDNTQLPAEEQHVVIVGGGLLGLELAAALKHKNVKITIIQRAPRLMERQLDRISSKLLAEEVQQLDIQIYFDNEVSTVFESDMPNVLEIALKSGRIIHANAIVYTIGTIPNIEIAKESGLACGRGVKVNQYLQSSNPSIFAIGEIAEFNNQLFGITSAAEEQADILANFMAGDISSFYKGSVLMNILKLEDINLCSIGQVEIPENDDSYEEIVFADLRQRYYKKCIVKNDLLVGAILMGDKNEFAEFKTLIESKIELADKRNSLLRGSSNAKPVLGKLVCSCSQVGAGNLEEAIKSGVTNFTELCKTSGAGLGCGSCKTEVKDILAKCK; this comes from the coding sequence ATGCAAAATTCAGAAATTAAAACGGCGTGTTCCTATTGTGGAGTGGGATGCGGAATTATTGTAACACAAGATGCTAAAAATGGAGTAGAAGTAAAGGGCGATGTCAATCATCCTGTAAATCGAGGGATGCTTTGTTCTAAAGGAATGAATTTGCATTATGTGGTCAATGACACTTCCGATCGAATTTTGTATCCGGAAATGCGCTGGAGCAAATCCCATCCAAAAGAAAGAGTGAGTTGGGATACCGCTTTAGACAGAGCTGCAGCTGTTTTTTCTTCCATTATCAAAAAGCACGGTCCCGACAGTGTGGGGTTTTATGTCAGTGGTCAATGCCTAACTGAGGAATATTATTTGGTAAACAAACTGGTAAAAGGTTTTTTGAAAACGAATAATATCGATACCAACTCCAGATTGTGTATGAGTTCGGCAGTGGTGGGGTACAAAAAAACCTTTGGTGAGGACAGCGTCCCCATTGCGTATGATGATATCGAATTGGCCGACACTTTTTTAATTACCGGCGCCAATCCAGCTTGGTGTCATCCGATTCTTTTCAGAAGATTGGAACAACACAAAGAGAAAAATCCAAAGGTCAAAATCATTGTTATCGATCCCAGACGCACTGATTCGGCGGCCTTAGCCGATTTGCATTTGCAAATTATTCCCGGAACCGATATTATTCTCTATCACGCCATCGGAAAACGATTGATCGAAAAAGGATATATCGACAACGATTTTATTAAAAACAATACCGAAAATTTCAAATTATATAAAGACTTAGTTGTATCCAGTTCGTTCGAAAAAGCGTCAAAACTTTGCGGAGTTACTGTCAAAGACATCAAATTAGCTGCAGACATCATCGGCAAAGCCAAAGGATTTATTTCGCTTTGGGCAATGGGACTCAACCAAAGCGCCATTGGAGTCGATAAAAATACCGCTTTGCTCAACCTGTCATTAGTGACTGGACAAGTGGGAAAACCGGGTTCAGGGCCTTTTTCTTTGACAGGTCAGCCCAATGCTATGGGAGGTCGAGAAGTGGGTGGATTGGCCAATTTGTTAGCGGTACACAAAGAATTAAACAATCCGACGCATCGCCAAGAAGTAGCCGATTTTTGGGGTGTGACTGATATTTCTGAAAAACCGGGCTTAACTGCCACCGAAATGTTCGATGCACTGGAATCCGGAAAAATGAAAGCGATTTGGATTATTTGCACCAATCCAATGGTGAGCTTACCCGATTCCCGAAGAGTGGAAAAAGCCTTGCAAAATGCCAAATTTGTCGTAGTGCAGGACATCTCACATAATTCGGATACTTCTAAATTTGCCGATTTATTGTTGCCCGCAGCGGGTTGGTTAGAAAAAGACGGAACAATGACCAATTCCGAAAGGCGTATTTCGTATCTTCCTAAAGGCATCAGCGCTCCGGGTGAAGCCCTGTCGGATGTCGAAATTTTGATCCGTTTTGCTCAAAAAATGAAATTCAATGGGTTCAATTTCAATACCACCGAAGAGGTGTACAAGGAATATTGTTTGATGACCAAAGGCACCAAAATGGATATTTCCTTCTTGAATTACAATCGCCTCAAAAACGAAGGTACTTTTCAATGGCCGGTTCCCGATTATGGGCATCCCGGAACACCGAGATTGTTTACCGACAAAAAATTCTATACGCCTTCGCAAAAAGCGATTTTCAATATTCCAACGGCTATCGAAAATACTTCTGAGGCACCTAATGCACAGTTTCCGTTTATTCTAACCACCGGCAGAATTCGAGATCAATGGCATACGATGACCAAAACGGGAAAAGTGTCGCGATTGATGACACATATTCCAAGTCCGATGCTCGAAATTAATCCGATTGATGCTTACAAATCGTCAATAAATTCGGGAGATATTGTTGTGGTAACGAGCAAAAATGGAACGGTTCGAGTCAAAGCAAAAGTTACCGACAGCATCAAAGAAGGCGTCGTTTTCTTGCCAATGCATTGGGGAAAACAACTGGAAAACGACTTGAATAGAACCAATAATTTGACCAATACGGTTGTGGATCCGATTTCAAAAGAACCTGATTTTAAGTTCACGACAGTCGCTATCGCTAAATATGTAAAACCATTCGAGAAGATTGCAGTCGTTGGAGCAGGAGCAGCCGCTTTTCGATTCATACAAAATTATCGTGAAATCAATACCAGCGATGAAATCATTGTGTTTTCTAACGAGGAAAATCCTTTTTATAATAGGGTTTTGCTGCCGGAATATATGACTGGTGAATTCAGTTGGGAACAGCTGCAGAAGATCAAAGAAGAAGCTTTGAACAAATTGAATATCACGATGAAATCGAATGTAGCCATCGATGCAGTCAACACTCAGGAAAAAACAATTTTGGATAGTCAGGGGCATCTACACACCTTTGACTCCTTAATTTTAGCTACCGGAAGCCGTCCTTTTGTACCTGAAAATGCGCAATTGCATTTGCCGGGTCGGTTTATTATGAGACGTAAAAACGATGCCGACAGGCTAAAATCGTATTTAGATAACACTCAGTTACCCGCCGAGGAGCAACACGTTGTAATCGTTGGTGGTGGTCTTTTAGGTTTAGAATTGGCTGCCGCCCTAAAACATAAAAACGTAAAAATTACAATCATTCAGCGTGCTCCTCGTTTGATGGAACGACAGTTGGATCGAATATCTTCAAAATTATTAGCAGAGGAAGTTCAACAACTTGATATTCAAATTTATTTTGATAACGAAGTCAGTACCGTTTTCGAGTCGGATATGCCAAATGTATTAGAAATTGCTCTGAAAAGTGGACGAATTATTCACGCTAATGCCATTGTGTACACCATTGGAACGATTCCAAATATCGAAATTGCCAAAGAATCTGGATTGGCTTGTGGTCGTGGGGTCAAGGTCAATCAGTATTTGCAATCTTCGAATCCTAGTATTTTTGCCATTGGCGAAATAGCGGAATTCAACAATCAACTGTTTGGAATCACATCGGCTGCCGAAGAACAAGCTGATATTTTGGCCAATTTTATGGCGGGCGATATCAGTAGTTTTTACAAAGGTTCGGTTTTGATGAACATCTTAAAATTAGAAGACATCAATTTATGTAGTATTGGTCAGGTTGAAATTCCCGAAAATGATGACTCCTATGAGGAAATCGTTTTTGCAGATCTGAGACAACGGTATTACAAAAAATGTATCGTAAAAAATGATTTGCTGGTCGGCGCGATTTTAATGGGCGACAAGAATGAATTTGCCGAATTCAAAACCCTAATCGAAAGCAAAATTGAACTTGCCGACAAACGAAATTCCTTGCTTAGAGGAAGTTCTAATGCCAAGCCAGTGTTAGGAAAATTGGTTTGCTCTTGTAGTCAAGTAGGCGCCGGTAATCTGGAAGAAGCGATCAAAAGTGGTGTAACCAATTTCACCGAATTATGCAAAACTTCAGGTGCTGGATTAGGCTGTGGTAGTTGTAAAACTGAAGTGAAAGATATATTAGCAAAATGCAAATAG
- a CDS encoding rubredoxin, whose translation MKNTRLIVKGGVISPGELREIVNMSLEQGLKSISFGSRQDIIFPADFLTLDKGKIDKHHFVYPDEKSGNNIVSSYVSTDIFANTPWLTGNKFLYILEQFKEQPKLKVNINDPKQQLVPLFTGHINFIASHHEDYWFLYIRLPKWDKMEMYPVLIYSWNIAEVYYAIEKIQIEEPDTAEMIFQLVNDSLDTNNRTIDEPLQLPFYPFPYYEGMNKLGIDQYWLGLYWRNNLYDLDFLKEMCDLCFDCKIGKICITPWKSFIVKGIPKDRKLDWEKFLGKKGINVRHSLLELNWHLPVATEWALNLKTFLVRTLDQFDMSTYGLTFGISEYNRDGHYFTSIVIEKNELPKALESIKIRDTYNVLYAKNFDPNTKEYIVLAQDVDKQELPTILIELSKKYFEDLGNTVLEVDVPKAKKEQQETDIHQCLDCLTLYNSEYGDGIQGIEKGVLFKDLPEEYCCSLCESPKSNFINYLEKV comes from the coding sequence ATGAAAAACACACGATTAATAGTAAAAGGAGGGGTGATTTCGCCCGGTGAGTTGCGAGAAATTGTCAATATGAGTTTAGAGCAGGGACTCAAATCCATTTCTTTTGGTTCCCGACAAGATATTATTTTTCCCGCAGATTTTTTGACTTTAGATAAAGGAAAAATAGACAAGCATCATTTTGTTTATCCTGATGAAAAAAGTGGCAATAATATCGTCTCATCTTATGTTTCGACCGATATTTTTGCGAATACGCCTTGGCTTACTGGAAATAAATTTCTGTACATTCTGGAACAATTCAAAGAACAGCCCAAATTAAAAGTAAATATCAACGACCCAAAACAGCAGCTTGTTCCTTTGTTTACGGGGCATATCAACTTTATTGCCTCGCATCACGAGGATTATTGGTTTTTGTACATTCGTTTGCCCAAATGGGACAAAATGGAAATGTATCCTGTCCTGATTTACAGTTGGAATATCGCCGAAGTATATTATGCCATCGAAAAAATACAAATCGAAGAACCCGACACAGCAGAAATGATTTTTCAATTGGTCAACGATTCTTTGGATACCAATAATCGGACTATCGACGAACCTTTGCAATTGCCGTTTTATCCTTTTCCTTATTATGAAGGGATGAATAAATTAGGTATTGACCAATATTGGCTCGGATTGTATTGGCGAAATAATTTATACGATTTAGACTTTTTGAAGGAGATGTGTGATTTGTGTTTTGATTGTAAAATAGGTAAAATATGCATCACGCCTTGGAAATCTTTCATCGTAAAAGGGATTCCAAAAGACCGGAAATTGGATTGGGAAAAATTCTTGGGCAAAAAAGGAATCAATGTGCGCCATTCTTTATTGGAGCTCAATTGGCATTTGCCAGTAGCCACAGAATGGGCTTTGAACCTCAAAACGTTTCTGGTTCGCACCTTGGATCAATTCGATATGAGTACCTATGGGCTTACTTTCGGTATATCCGAATACAATCGGGATGGTCATTATTTCACTTCGATTGTCATCGAAAAAAATGAATTGCCAAAAGCTTTAGAATCAATTAAAATACGCGATACTTATAATGTTTTGTATGCCAAAAATTTTGATCCAAATACCAAAGAATATATCGTTCTGGCTCAGGATGTTGACAAGCAGGAATTACCAACGATTTTGATTGAATTGAGTAAAAAATATTTTGAAGATTTGGGAAATACCGTTCTTGAAGTAGATGTGCCCAAAGCCAAAAAAGAACAACAAGAAACCGATATCCATCAATGTTTGGATTGCTTGACGCTCTACAATTCAGAATATGGCGATGGTATTCAGGGTATCGAAAAAGGCGTTTTGTTCAAAGATTTACCGGAAGAATATTGTTGTTCGCTCTGCGAATCGCCAAAAAGTAATTTTATTAATTATCTGGAAAAAGTCTAA
- a CDS encoding acyl-CoA thioesterase: protein MNTIFKTVRSSDVSISQLMLPSHTNFSGKIHGGFILSLLDQIAFACASKFSGNYCVTASVDTVNFLRPIEVGELVLMKASVNYVGKSSMIIGIRVEAENIQTGEINHCNSSYFTMVAKDKEGKNALVPGLILSNFEEVRRFQNCLKQIALKKERDSQKNTADFGSIESIMNSNLYNVKLELG, encoded by the coding sequence ATGAACACTATTTTTAAGACTGTCAGGTCCTCTGATGTAAGTATTTCGCAACTGATGTTGCCATCGCACACTAATTTCAGCGGTAAAATTCACGGTGGTTTTATTTTGTCATTGCTCGATCAAATTGCATTTGCTTGTGCCTCCAAGTTTTCGGGGAATTATTGCGTCACCGCCTCAGTGGATACGGTCAATTTCTTGAGGCCTATAGAAGTAGGCGAATTGGTATTGATGAAAGCCAGCGTCAATTATGTGGGTAAAAGTTCAATGATTATAGGCATTCGCGTAGAAGCCGAAAACATTCAAACGGGCGAAATCAATCATTGTAATTCTTCTTATTTTACGATGGTGGCCAAAGATAAAGAGGGCAAGAATGCTTTGGTTCCAGGTTTAATTTTGTCCAATTTTGAAGAGGTGAGACGTTTTCAAAATTGTTTGAAACAAATTGCTTTGAAAAAAGAGAGAGATTCCCAAAAGAACACCGCCGATTTTGGGTCAATAGAATCGATTATGAATTCCAATTTGTACAATGTAAAGCTGGAGTTAGGGTAG
- a CDS encoding DUF4369 domain-containing protein — protein MKKIILLLSATVFLVSCSKTKYTISGTAKGIADGKTIIMETADASGMGLMPVDTVKVANGKFEITGKATEPSFHMLQVEGIEGKFPFILENGDITIEINKDTISKSKVAGTYNNDEFVQFNEDLMKIQKDVMDYQKKNTPAMTQAQQKNDTATINKLMKEYGKLQEVSNAASKKAYTTYSETHPKSFITVLIIQGMLNDPSLDFKKTEKLFEGLDESLKNSKPGKAILAKIKETKTPSVSAGAAPAAQAPVGSSK, from the coding sequence ATGAAAAAAATAATTTTATTACTATCCGCTACAGTATTTTTAGTTTCTTGTAGCAAAACCAAGTACACTATTTCTGGAACAGCCAAAGGAATTGCCGACGGAAAAACCATCATAATGGAAACCGCAGATGCTTCAGGAATGGGTTTAATGCCTGTTGATACGGTAAAAGTTGCCAATGGAAAATTTGAAATCACTGGAAAAGCAACTGAGCCATCTTTCCATATGTTGCAAGTAGAAGGTATTGAAGGGAAATTTCCATTCATTTTAGAAAATGGCGATATTACTATCGAAATCAATAAAGATACGATCTCTAAATCGAAAGTTGCAGGAACCTATAACAATGATGAATTTGTACAATTCAACGAAGATTTGATGAAAATTCAAAAAGATGTTATGGATTATCAAAAGAAAAATACTCCTGCGATGACCCAAGCACAACAAAAAAATGATACTGCAACCATCAATAAATTGATGAAAGAATACGGTAAACTTCAGGAGGTTAGCAATGCTGCTTCTAAAAAAGCCTATACCACTTATTCTGAAACTCACCCAAAATCATTCATTACCGTACTTATAATTCAGGGGATGCTTAATGATCCTTCATTGGATTTCAAAAAAACCGAAAAATTGTTTGAAGGTCTTGACGAATCATTGAAAAATTCAAAACCTGGTAAAGCCATTCTTGCAAAAATCAAAGAAACTAAGACTCCTTCGGTAAGTGCGGGTGCCGCTCCAGCAGCACAAGCTCCAGTAGGAAGCAGCAAATGA